The Mycobacterium sp. EPa45 genomic interval GAACACGTCGACGCCGACAACCACTGTGCGGCTTCCCTTCCGAACGAGCGTGGCCACCGCGCGCGCCGGCCCCGCCACAATCGGTGCCAGGAAGTGGACCGTCATGTCGGCGGTGCCAACACCGTCGCCAAGATCGGCCACTTTGAATGCCAGTTGTCCCGCCGCGATGTCGATGAGCGTTGTCACCAGGCCGCCCTGGAGTGCCCCGCGCATGTTCGCCAGATCGGTCCGGTTGTGCAGGTCGACGATCAAGGTGTCGTCGGTCTCTAGCACGGTGTAGAACGGCATCTGGGCGAACAGATGACCGGGTGTCACCGGCATCGGTTGCGGCTCAGGAAGTGTCAGGCCGTCGAGGTGGTTCACCCTTGTGCTCGGACCTGGTCCTTGACCGCCAGGACCACCGGCGGAGCATCCCGCCAGTCGGGTACGCCGTTCTCTGGGCCCGCAGTCATACGGCCGTCCTCTCGAACCTGGGCCCAATGCGAGTGGTTGAGCTGATGCAGCGTGAAACACGCCTGCAGGGAGTTGTAGAACCCCATGTTGTCGACCGTCTGGTTGACCGACTCCTTGATCAGCAGCGCCGCCATGGTGGGCACGGTGGCAATACGCCGTGCCATCTCGAGAGTTCGGTCCGCCAGCTCTTCCCGAGTGAACACCTTGCTGACCATTCCGAGCCGATGAGCCTCGTGGATGTCGATGGCGTCGCCGGTCAACATGAGCTCCTTGGCCTTGCGCGGCCCGAATTCCCACGGGTGGCCGAAATACTCCATGCCGCACATACCGAGGCGGGTTCCGACCACATCCGCGAACCGGACATCGTCGCTACCGACGATCAGGTCGCACGCCCACATCAACATGAGGCCCGCCGAGAACACGTCACCGTGTACCTGAGCAATGGTGATCTTGCGCAGATTTCGCCACCGTAAGGTGTTCTGGAAGAAGTAGTGCCATTCCTGCAACATGCACATCTCCGCACCCTCCCGGGTGCCACCGTTGATCCGCACCGTCGGATGCTGGTCGGGTCCGGGCCGAAACTCCGCGCTGGCCTGCTTGGACCCGATGTCGTGACCGGAGGAGAACATCTTTCCCTCGCCGGCGAGGATCACCACGCGGACGTTGTCGTCGGCCTCGGCGGCGCCGAAGGCCTCGTCGAGTTCGACCAACATGCCGCGGTTCTGCGCATTGCGTTGTTCGGGACGGTTCAGCGAGATACGTACGATGGCGCCGTCGTCATAGGTTTGCCATTTGAGGAACCGATAGTCGCTCACTGTTCTCCCCTTACCTCGTGTGGTAATCATGTTATCGGCATACGAGAAGCAATATTCTCACAACGCCTCAGGAGGTACTGCCATGACCCAGCTGGGCCGCGGGAATCCGCGCGTAATCCTCTGGGGACCGGGCCAAGTCGGCGTCGGCGCGCTACGAGCGACCATTGCTCATCCTGGATTGGATCTCGTCGGGTTGATCGTGCACTCCGAGGCAAAGGACGGTCTAGACGCGGGTGACATCTGTGGTATGCCGCCCACCGGAGTGATAGCCACGCGGGATAGCGACGCTGCCCTGGCTGTAGACGCCGACGTTGTCGCTTTCTTCGCCTCCGGCGACTATCGGTATCGGGAGGCGGCCGAGGACGTCGCACGCTGCCTGCGCGCGGGGAAGAACGTCGTCTGCACGTCCCTCGTGCCGCTGTGTTATCCGCCGGCCGCCGACCGGGAGACTGTCGAATTGCTCGAACAGGCCTGCCGCGAAGGCGGTACCAGCATGTTCAACAGCGGCGTCGACCCCGGCTGGGCGAACGACGTGATCGCCTTGACGATGACGGGCTTCAGCAGTCGTGTGGACACCATCACGATGCTGGAGATCCTGGACTACGGCCCGATCAACCAACCGGAGATCATGTTCGACTTCATGGGATTCGGTCACCCGCCCGATCATCCGGCACCGCTGTTCGACACGACCCGCCTGGCCGCGCTCTGGGCGCCCATTGTGCACCTGGTCGCCGACGGTGTCGGACTGGCGTTGGACGACGTCGTGACGACCATCGACAAGTGGCTCGCGACGCAGCGCTACGAGGTGGCATCGGGTTGGGTTGAACCCGGCACGATGGGTGGCATGCGGTTCAAGCTCGCCGGGATCGTCGATGGCGAGGAACGCGTGGTGCTCGAACACATCACCCGAATGGGCGAGCAGTCCGCACCCGACTGGCCGCGGCATCCGTCACCGCACGGCGGCTACCGGGTGATCGTCGACGGTCTGCCCACTTACACCGTCGACATCGAGATGCATGGCCGTGGCAACAACATGCGCGGCCTCACCTACGCCACCGTGATGCGCGAACTCAACGCGATCCCGGCGGTCATCGCAGCGCCGCCAGGGTTGTTGTCGACACTCGACCTGCCGATGGTCACCGGACCGATGCGGGGCGGGACCTGGCAGGGTGTATTGCCGCGGAGGGATCACGCGTGACGACGAACGCGGTACCCACGACCTCGGATGATCTGTGGACCGTGATGAGTACGGCGACAGCGGTGCGGCGATACCGCCCCGAACCGGTCGGTGACGACGTCTTGGACAGGTGCCTGCAGGCCGCGTCGTGGGCGCCGTCGGGCGGGAACGGTCAGCCCTGGAAGTTCGTGGTGATCCGCTCGCAGGACATGCGCGACGTCATCACCGCCGCGGCCCACTCGACGTGGGAAGTGATGAAGGACTTCTACCAGATCCCCGACGACCACGGCGCCGACGACCCGAAGACACGCGTGCTGAGGACGATGGCTGAGCATATGCAGATCGGCGGCGCCGCACCCGAGCTGGTGCTCTTTTGCGTTCAGCCGCAACGCGGTACCACTGAGCTGCAACAGGCCGGTTCGATTTTTCCTGCTGTGCAGAACTTCCTGCTCGCGGCCCGCGCACAGGGCCTCGGTGCTGCAATCACGCTCTGGCACGGTCAGTGTGACGCCGAGTTGCGCACGGCGATCGGCATCCCCGCCGACTGGAAGATCGCGACGCTGCTGACGGTGGGATGGCCCCGGGGGGGACACCACCCCGTGCGCCGCAAACCGCTGTCCAAGGCGGCCGTGCTGGATCGGTGGGATCAGCCGTGGAGCAACGGCAGCTGACTGCTAGGCCAAGCCGAAGAAGTTCTTCGCGTTGGTGGACAGCACCTTTCGCTTCGTGGCCTCATCCAGACCCTCGGTCGCCTTGTTGGCGACGGCGGTGCTGTGTGGCCAGTTGGTGTCGTTGTGTGGGTAGTCGGTCTCGAACATGAGCTGATCCTCACCGACGAGGTCGAGGATGCGGAACGCGACAGGGTCGCCGAATGTGGAGAACCAGATGCGGCCTGGTACCTGAGTGCTCGGGGGCTCGGTCAGCAACGGATGAATGTCGCCCCAGGCCCTTCGGTCTTCCCAAACCTCGTCGACGCGCTGCAGATAGTAGGGAATCCAGCCGGCCTGTGCTTCTGCGAAAGCGATCTTCAGCATCGGAAACTGCCTGAGTTTGGCGGAGAACAGCCAATCGACCAGCGCGATGGTGCAGTTGACTGCCATCAACGCACTGGTGACCACGTGCGGCGAATCAGGGGAGGACCTGGTCAGCGACGAACTGGACCCGATGTGAAGCATGATGCCCACATTGTTGCGCTCGCAGGCGGCGAAGAACGGATCCCAGTAGCCGCTGTGGATGGACGGCAGGTCCAGGCGCGCCGGAAGTTCCGAGAAACACACGGCGGGCATGCCCTTGGCCGCAACCCGCTCGACTTCCCGCACGGCAAGCTGGACGTCCCAAAGAGGGATGATGCCAAGCGGGATCAGTCGGCCGTTCGATCCGCCGCCCCATTCGTCGATCTGAAAGTCGTTGTACGCCTGGACACACAGGAGGGCGAGATCCTTGTCC includes:
- a CDS encoding PaaI family thioesterase; translated protein: MPVTPGHLFAQMPFYTVLETDDTLIVDLHNRTDLANMRGALQGGLVTTLIDIAAGQLAFKVADLGDGVGTADMTVHFLAPIVAGPARAVATLVRKGSRTVVVGVDVFDVGGDRLAARATLSFAILTPRTDQPATTP
- a CDS encoding enoyl-CoA hydratase, whose translation is MSDYRFLKWQTYDDGAIVRISLNRPEQRNAQNRGMLVELDEAFGAAEADDNVRVVILAGEGKMFSSGHDIGSKQASAEFRPGPDQHPTVRINGGTREGAEMCMLQEWHYFFQNTLRWRNLRKITIAQVHGDVFSAGLMLMWACDLIVGSDDVRFADVVGTRLGMCGMEYFGHPWEFGPRKAKELMLTGDAIDIHEAHRLGMVSKVFTREELADRTLEMARRIATVPTMAALLIKESVNQTVDNMGFYNSLQACFTLHQLNHSHWAQVREDGRMTAGPENGVPDWRDAPPVVLAVKDQVRAQG
- a CDS encoding dihydrodipicolinate reductase, which encodes MTQLGRGNPRVILWGPGQVGVGALRATIAHPGLDLVGLIVHSEAKDGLDAGDICGMPPTGVIATRDSDAALAVDADVVAFFASGDYRYREAAEDVARCLRAGKNVVCTSLVPLCYPPAADRETVELLEQACREGGTSMFNSGVDPGWANDVIALTMTGFSSRVDTITMLEILDYGPINQPEIMFDFMGFGHPPDHPAPLFDTTRLAALWAPIVHLVADGVGLALDDVVTTIDKWLATQRYEVASGWVEPGTMGGMRFKLAGIVDGEERVVLEHITRMGEQSAPDWPRHPSPHGGYRVIVDGLPTYTVDIEMHGRGNNMRGLTYATVMRELNAIPAVIAAPPGLLSTLDLPMVTGPMRGGTWQGVLPRRDHA
- a CDS encoding nitroreductase family protein, producing the protein MSTATAVRRYRPEPVGDDVLDRCLQAASWAPSGGNGQPWKFVVIRSQDMRDVITAAAHSTWEVMKDFYQIPDDHGADDPKTRVLRTMAEHMQIGGAAPELVLFCVQPQRGTTELQQAGSIFPAVQNFLLAARAQGLGAAITLWHGQCDAELRTAIGIPADWKIATLLTVGWPRGGHHPVRRKPLSKAAVLDRWDQPWSNGS
- a CDS encoding amidohydrolase family protein, with the protein product MSADILIVSPDDHLVEPADLWTSRLPERYRDTGPRIVRHRGRMDPTVTSDVVFIEDEEGRDADIWHYEDSLIPIPLISAAAGYEIDELTTDPITYDEMRPGCYRPADRLADMDIAGIEASACFPNTLVRFCGQRFLHGKDKDLALLCVQAYNDFQIDEWGGGSNGRLIPLGIIPLWDVQLAVREVERVAAKGMPAVCFSELPARLDLPSIHSGYWDPFFAACERNNVGIMLHIGSSSSLTRSSPDSPHVVTSALMAVNCTIALVDWLFSAKLRQFPMLKIAFAEAQAGWIPYYLQRVDEVWEDRRAWGDIHPLLTEPPSTQVPGRIWFSTFGDPVAFRILDLVGEDQLMFETDYPHNDTNWPHSTAVANKATEGLDEATKRKVLSTNAKNFFGLA